Within the Gossypium raimondii isolate GPD5lz chromosome 12, ASM2569854v1, whole genome shotgun sequence genome, the region AATGATCCTAGGGGAACTGATTTTAATACCATATATAATGATGCCCAAGTGTGTAAGGATGAACAATTGGGGATATTAAGCATCCAATACGAATCAATTAGGAATAAATGGAGAGACCCAATTTGAATATAAGACCACAAAAATCTGAGAGTTAACGAATGGGGATGAAACTACTTTTAACACTCCCCCTCTCAAGTAGCCCAACATATAATGCTAGGACTAAAAGGCTAAAGAAACCCAGTACAAGACATGTCACTCATTGCGTATTTTAAAGAACAAAGAACGATGGATAACATACAAGCACCACAACTATGTAGCAAGGGAGTTATTAAGAGATGCCGATGAGCTACATCAACGTCGCAAGACCAGTAGGTAAGATACAATAAGCAACACACAATCAACACCCACAGCAATatttcaaaggaaaaaaagaacCATTACCAATTTCTTGAGAGCAATTTTTTAGCTCTCTTTCCAatttttgaatatgttttttGTCTTGGGTACAAGCTTCTGATAGAGACTTCACATGTAGTTCTAGTCCCTGAAGTGAACCAAATTATAATCagacaataataaaaattgaaacaactaaaCCTCAATTTCTACCCTTTTTGTTTGGAATGGTTGAAGCATTCACAGGTGTGTCATCCCCTTATATTTCTCAACTATGGTAAATTCAATCACCAAGTAAAAGAATGCAGACCTTCACTAACACAAGGCTAATAAATTCACGGTGTTCATTTATTAAATTCGTAGAGGATGGTCAGTGACAAAAAAGAATGACAAATTAACTGGCCCTTCAAGTTACTTTAGCAGCTGGCTATCTCAAGTCAAAATTTGATCATGCCACCAAACAAGGTGGAAAATCTAAatagaataacaaaaatttatgaTGAAAGAATGTTATTGCTAAAAGCCCCTTATAGATGGCAATGGCAGACTTCAGCATTCTCAGCTGCAAGAAGAAAACATATTATCATTGGCAGCTTGAAATGCCAATACAGGAAAAACGTTCTATGCTTCGTAGATGCTTATCCCAAGATTTAGTTCttctgaaaaataatataaagatgATGAAAGTTTCATATAGCATGTTCTAGATGAAAGGATTATCAAGGGATAGAAAAATTACCCTAATCAGTTCAAAGCCCTGAGGTTGTGATTCTTTCAACATGTCTTTTTCTTTCCGTAGCTGCATCGACAAAGAAAAGTAGATAAATAAGATTTCAGCACAAACAGATTAAATTCATGATTGATAACAAACTAACATCACCATAAGTACCTATGTTACTAAGACTCGTTATGTTCACTCTTTCTAAGTTTTTCCACATAATTCAACAGTCCGTAGAGGGTCATACTCATATCCTCATATCTATATTTGGGCATGTGTCGGCAGCGAGTACTTCAAGCAAAATGAAAACTCAGAGCAACATAGATAAGAACAAATAAAGCGAACGGATGGATAAATATAACACCAAACGAATGAAACAACCTTCAAAAGCATAAATATTTGAAGGatataaccatttttttttatgtatttccAAGTATTTGGAGGTTACTGGAAGGTCATACTCATATCCCCTTATCCATGTTCGAATATGTGATGGGCATGGTACTTCAAGCAAAATGAAGCCTTGGACCAACATATATAAGAACAAATAAAGTGAATGGCTGGATAAATTTAACACCAAACAACCTTCAAAAGCTCAAATATTTAAAGGGTAAAACCATTTTTTCCCATCAAATAACAGTAAGAAACTGAAGCATCTAATCTAAAAAGCTGAAACAAAAGCAAAAGAGGTGCAAGCCACTAATCTAAGCAATTCAACTAGAGGTTGACTATGAAAGAAACAATAGGAAAttcataaaaactataaaacaacTTACATAAATGTTATAAGAAAAGGGCAATTCAAGAATCTTGAGACTTAAAAAGACAATGTTTCTTAGTTATTACAAAAAGACAAAGACTCTACCTCTCTGCATCTTGTTTCGATCTCCAAGAGTTCCTCAACATCAATGGAGTTTTCTCCATCTCCCCTTGAGCTACTTGACATATCCTCCAATTTTTCTTACAACCCAAGTATAACAATTAGctgggaaaaaaaaacaaaaaacacaactcATCAGGGCATAGATAAGTAAAACAGGAAGCTTTTACAATAGAAACGttagaaactaaaaaaaaatgtaaatgaaatttatcatttaaaacaaactataaacacccaaaaactaggacattttttttctcgtgatttatatatataaataaatactagaAACAGCAGAACCCACTTTGATTTGACGAATTTGGAACCAAATATCAACCATAGAAGGCCTAAAGAAATCGCCCCCaaaaaataagtagaaaaaATGAGAGACAACTTTACATACAATGGTACATATATGGTAAAACAATTACGAATTGGGAAAGCTTTCACCTTCTGGAAAAGAGAGAACAGAATCAAAGTTTTCTGGTTTCTGCAAGGTTCAAAAACCCGGCGATTTAATCGAAAAATAGTTTGAATGTTGGaataatttgaatgatttagAACATACAAAAACATCAacatgacataataatccttgaTTCCCACACCATTATTGGTCGGCTCAGCTACTTAggaattattatatgaatttaaataattggaaagCAATGTGGGTTGGGTCGGGTCGGGATCAATAATTAGCGGGTAACTTCTCGATTTTCACAAACcctaattttcaaaagaaattggCCCAAAAACATTACAATGCAAATTGTACTAAAGAGTTTTACCGTCTTTTGGGTACTAGACTAGAGTGACCAAATTGGGTTTTAATGGGCCATAACCATTTAAGACTTTATCAACAAGTGTCTTAATTTATACCAAATTGAATTATACTAGAGGTGAAaaagatatatttataaaattatcaaaactcATTTATTACTTTgataaatctagaaaataaatataattaatgaaaatcataagatatcttcttttttttgcacaaaaatatattaattttactatcTCAACtttaacatttcaaacaaaaccatatttatttttaatatcaatttttataaacttgttacaaaaatttctatcaaatttttataaatttgttaaagaAAATTTCACTCAAATCATGAGCACGctaatatctattttttttatgaaattagttcattgtttttaatatattaaaatttattaaaatagctattaattattgaatttaatataaaaatgaagaaTTTATCCAATTGACTCTTAAGTAGGAAGGTGGTTGCTTTCTCCATCCTTTTCAGTAATAAATTGGCTAACCCACTTAACCTAATTTCATCAATGTTAGCCAAAACATTTCTTCTCATCACATTCTAAAAACAGTTCAAAAATATGCTTCTTTTGCTCCAATAAACTTTTTAAACAGTTCAAATGCGGAGCAAACAGATGTAAAACTGAATTTCGACAAGGATTAATTCCCGGTTGGGAGGCCAGAATAAGAATCATGTGAATAGAAATAATCAATTATCCTATGAATTCTCTATCTATATCCGTCTTTATCTCGTTTGAGGTGTCAGTTGGTATTCGGCCATTGGCTAGCTTCTTTACCATGGTGGCATGCTTTTGCCCTGTAAGATGATAGTTGAAGACCGTCTGACTGTTGCATACCACATTACAAATAACGCATACCCTAATGGCAGTGGCGGCTGCTCCACCCTCTATCACTTTCTGTTTCTTTGTCTCCAAATCCTCCTTGGCTGCCTCAGACCGTGCAATCATCTTTTTCGATTTTTGTGCATCAGCACCACTGCAACCATCGGCTGCTGGGTTCTCCACTGCTCCAATTACGAGATTTGCTGCAATCGGTGTGTCAATGGAAGAAGAATAGCATGTGCTGTTCTttgatttttccaaattctgaAGGTTCTTCAGGTGTTTTTTCCCAGACAAGTGTTTTGCATAGACATTGCTGCTGTTACAGTTGATTTGGCAGACTTCACACCATGTAGGTTGACTGATCTTATTCTTAGTTATCTTCTTGCCTTTATTCCAAAATTGATCATTAGCTTGGATGGCAGCAAGATAAGGTCCAATCCCGTCGATAGCTATTAATCTGACCtacataattac harbors:
- the LOC105762232 gene encoding uncharacterized protein LOC105762232, with amino-acid sequence MPSNTITSFSPTLVPSSNRPLCSSGTVDEWLILYIFWGLQFSIAALNSASNNESPVAALNSASKNDWMKQSLVNNVIGSTMNQSNLIQPWQYDVCNVVCKTKDVCKRHLMGKNHPRNLQAMINPLIFGASGVANFHELDRKKQQLLNAGAPVGSIRLCTICNVACNSHDAFVKHLSGRRHVAQVRLIAIDGIGPYLAAIQANDQFWNKGKKITKNKISQPTWCEVCQINCNSSNVYAKHLSGKKHLKNLQNLEKSKNSTCYSSSIDTPIAANLVIGAVENPAADGCSGADAQKSKKMIARSEAAKEDLETKKQKVIEGGAAATAIRVCVICNVVCNSQTVFNYHLTGQKHATMVKKLANGRIPTDTSNEIKTDIDREFIG